The following are encoded together in the Streptomyces sp. NBC_00358 genome:
- a CDS encoding inositol monophosphatase family protein, whose protein sequence is MIEDIETIDEFLAHRASEVEHVIRAAAAAEIVPRFRQLSADEIDQKSGPHDLVTDADRLAEKYLTAALTALLPGSVVVGEEAVHADPTTYEAIRGTAPVWIVDPVDGTRQFVHGDSGFCTLVALVLDGVVHASWTYAPARDEFATAIRGRGAVLDGVPLRSGSPEPGRDLDVATSHPDYTTDEQKRALLGLRVEGVVPRHCGSAGLEYLAIARGELDATAFSWEAAWDHAAGLLLVEEAGGAHLTLRGEPFRVTGGNALPFTAARDEATARRVVSLLAARSEKVTAGA, encoded by the coding sequence ATGATCGAAGACATCGAAACCATCGACGAGTTTCTCGCACACCGGGCGTCCGAAGTGGAACACGTCATCCGCGCGGCCGCCGCCGCGGAGATAGTGCCCCGGTTCCGGCAGCTCTCCGCCGACGAGATCGACCAGAAGTCCGGCCCGCACGACCTGGTGACGGACGCCGACCGGCTGGCCGAGAAGTACCTCACGGCCGCCCTCACCGCACTGCTGCCCGGCTCGGTCGTGGTCGGCGAGGAAGCGGTGCACGCCGACCCGACGACCTACGAGGCGATCCGCGGCACCGCGCCCGTCTGGATCGTCGACCCGGTCGACGGCACCCGGCAGTTCGTGCACGGCGACTCCGGGTTCTGCACGCTGGTCGCGCTCGTCCTGGACGGCGTGGTGCACGCGTCGTGGACGTACGCGCCCGCCCGGGACGAGTTCGCCACCGCGATCCGCGGCCGGGGGGCCGTGCTCGACGGCGTACCGCTGCGCTCCGGTTCGCCCGAGCCCGGCCGCGATCTCGACGTCGCGACCTCCCACCCGGACTACACCACGGACGAGCAGAAGCGGGCGCTCCTCGGCCTGCGCGTCGAGGGAGTCGTCCCGCGCCACTGCGGATCGGCCGGCCTGGAGTATCTGGCCATCGCCCGCGGCGAGTTGGACGCCACCGCGTTCAGCTGGGAGGCGGCTTGGGACCACGCGGCCGGGCTGCTGCTGGTGGAGGAGGCGGGCGGCGCCCACCTGACGCTCCGCGGCGAGCCGTTCCGGGTCACCGGGGGCAACGCCCTGCCGTTCACGGCGGCCCGTGACGAGGCCACGGCCCGCCGGGTGGTCTCCCTGCTGGCGGCGCGGTCCGAGAAGGTGACGGCCGGGGCCTGA
- a CDS encoding response regulator transcription factor encodes MNGGPDTPTGARRPIRVALVDDQALMRAGFRALLDAEEGIEVVGEAADGAQGLALVRAEVPDVALVDVQMPVMTGIEATRRIVADPELTAVHVVILTNYGLDEYVFEALRAGASGFLLKDTEPADLLQAIEVVARGEALLSPSVTRTLIGEFVARPPDRATAPGLEGLTRREREVTALAARGLSNEEIAAHMVISPLTAKTHISRAMTKLAARDRAQLVVFAYESGLVTARGSTE; translated from the coding sequence TCGACGACCAGGCCCTCATGCGTGCCGGGTTCCGCGCCCTGCTGGACGCGGAGGAGGGCATCGAGGTGGTCGGCGAGGCGGCCGACGGGGCCCAGGGGCTCGCCCTGGTCCGCGCCGAGGTGCCCGATGTGGCCCTGGTCGACGTGCAGATGCCCGTGATGACGGGCATCGAGGCCACCCGCCGTATCGTCGCCGACCCGGAACTCACCGCAGTGCACGTCGTCATCCTCACCAACTACGGCCTGGACGAGTACGTCTTCGAGGCGCTGCGCGCCGGGGCGAGCGGCTTCCTCCTCAAGGACACCGAGCCCGCCGATCTGCTCCAGGCCATCGAGGTCGTCGCCCGCGGGGAGGCGCTGCTGTCGCCGTCGGTGACCCGCACCCTGATCGGGGAGTTCGTGGCCCGGCCCCCCGACCGGGCCACGGCGCCGGGTCTCGAAGGCCTCACGCGCCGCGAACGCGAGGTCACCGCGCTCGCCGCGCGCGGCCTGAGCAACGAGGAGATCGCCGCGCACATGGTCATCAGCCCCCTGACGGCCAAGACCCACATCAGCCGCGCGATGACGAAGCTGGCCGCCCGCGACCGGGCCCAACTCGTCGTCTTCGCCTACGAGTCGGGACTGGTGACGGCACGTGGATCCACGGAGTGA
- a CDS encoding gamma-glutamyltransferase family protein — protein MFTTRPTLQGTFGMVSSTHWLASQSAMAVLEDGGNAYDAAVAAGFVLHVVEPHLNGPAGEAPIILAPADGAVRVLCGQGVAPAGATIAHYRGLGLDLVPGTGPLAAAVPGAFDAWMLLLRDHGTRPLADVLKYAIGYAEDGHPPVERVGETVDTVRALFETEWTSSAEVYLPGGRPPRPGELFRNPALAATWRRLLDEVSGAGDRVAEIDAAREVWRSGFIAEALVRQAGRPTMDTSGKRHTGTLTAADLAGWSAAYEAPATYDWRGWTLCKAGPWSQGPVLLQQLALLPPELPRYGSADYVHLLVEGCKLAMADREAWYGDAAEVPLDELLSEPYNAARRALVGHKASYELRPGAPGGRDPRLSRHARVVAAGEPGFDALAVPGAGEPTTARAASEPEVAAHGGTRGDTCHLDVVDRWGNMVAATPSGGWLQSNPVVPELGFPLGTRLQMAWLEEGLPNSLTPGRRPRTTLTPSLALRDGVPVMAFGTPGGDQQDQWQTHFFLSVALRSEVRGGLDLQGAIDAPNWHNDSFPGSFYPRGMRPGSLTVESRTDEAVVEELRRRGHDVTVAESWSEGRLCAVARDPATGVLSAGANPRGMQGYAVGR, from the coding sequence ATGTTCACGACCCGACCCACCCTCCAGGGCACCTTCGGCATGGTGTCCTCCACGCACTGGCTCGCCTCGCAGTCCGCGATGGCGGTCCTGGAGGACGGCGGCAACGCCTACGACGCCGCCGTCGCGGCCGGTTTCGTCCTGCACGTCGTCGAACCCCACCTCAACGGACCCGCGGGCGAGGCCCCGATCATCCTGGCTCCCGCGGACGGCGCCGTGCGGGTGCTCTGCGGACAGGGCGTCGCACCCGCCGGAGCGACGATCGCCCACTACAGGGGACTCGGCCTGGACCTCGTACCAGGCACCGGCCCGCTCGCCGCCGCCGTCCCCGGCGCGTTCGACGCCTGGATGCTGCTGCTGCGCGACCACGGGACCAGACCGCTCGCCGACGTCCTGAAGTACGCCATCGGCTACGCCGAGGACGGGCACCCGCCCGTGGAACGCGTCGGCGAGACAGTGGACACCGTACGGGCGCTCTTCGAGACGGAGTGGACCTCGTCGGCCGAGGTGTATCTGCCGGGCGGCAGGCCGCCGCGCCCCGGCGAGCTGTTCCGCAACCCGGCCCTCGCCGCGACCTGGCGGCGGCTGCTCGACGAGGTCTCGGGCGCGGGGGACCGGGTGGCCGAGATCGACGCGGCACGGGAGGTGTGGCGCTCCGGCTTCATCGCCGAGGCCCTGGTCCGCCAAGCCGGGCGGCCCACCATGGACACCAGCGGCAAGCGCCACACCGGAACCCTGACAGCCGCCGACCTGGCCGGCTGGTCCGCGGCCTACGAGGCCCCGGCGACGTACGACTGGCGCGGCTGGACCCTGTGCAAGGCGGGCCCCTGGAGCCAGGGCCCGGTCCTCCTCCAGCAACTGGCGCTGCTCCCGCCCGAACTGCCCCGCTACGGCTCCGCCGACTACGTCCACCTGCTCGTCGAGGGCTGCAAGCTCGCCATGGCCGACCGGGAGGCCTGGTACGGCGACGCGGCCGAGGTACCGCTCGACGAGCTGCTGTCGGAGCCCTACAACGCCGCCCGCCGGGCCCTCGTCGGGCACAAGGCGTCGTACGAGCTGCGTCCCGGCGCTCCGGGCGGCCGCGATCCGCGGTTGAGCCGGCACGCGCGCGTGGTGGCCGCCGGGGAGCCCGGCTTCGACGCGCTCGCGGTACCGGGCGCCGGCGAGCCCACCACGGCCCGCGCGGCCTCGGAACCCGAAGTGGCGGCCCACGGCGGCACCCGGGGCGACACCTGCCACCTGGACGTCGTCGACCGCTGGGGCAACATGGTCGCCGCCACCCCCAGCGGCGGCTGGCTCCAGTCCAACCCGGTCGTCCCCGAACTGGGCTTCCCGCTCGGCACCCGGCTCCAGATGGCCTGGCTGGAGGAGGGACTGCCGAACTCCCTGACTCCGGGCCGCCGTCCCCGTACGACGCTGACGCCCTCCCTGGCACTGCGCGACGGCGTGCCGGTCATGGCCTTCGGCACGCCCGGCGGCGACCAGCAGGACCAGTGGCAGACCCACTTCTTCCTGTCCGTCGCGCTGCGCTCCGAGGTACGCGGCGGACTCGACCTCCAGGGCGCGATCGACGCCCCGAACTGGCACAACGACAGCTTCCCCGGGTCCTTCTACCCGCGCGGCATGCGCCCCGGCAGCCTCACGGTCGAGTCCCGCACGGACGAGGCGGTCGTCGAGGAACTCCGCCGCCGGGGCCACGACGTCACGGTCGCCGAGTCCTGGTCCGAGGGGCGGCTGTGCGCGGTGGCCCGCGATCCCGCGACGGGCGTCCTGTCGGCGGGGGCCAATCCGCGCGGGATGCAGGGGTACGCGGTCGGACGCTGA
- a CDS encoding DUF4232 domain-containing protein has translation MPSEPPKRVPVQQGRGCPPSGLRLDTGPGDAAMGLRGMTLTLTDCGKRPYKVNGYPAVAQVLDEEGAPITGVHSVVGTDKVFMAPADPGPEPFTLHPGDTARAVLYWRTAAQHGVYLRVAPQKGQHAVTLRPAEYLDIGPENTLGTTAWAPAP, from the coding sequence GTGCCGTCCGAGCCCCCGAAGCGGGTCCCGGTGCAGCAGGGCCGTGGCTGCCCGCCGTCCGGTCTGCGCCTCGACACCGGACCCGGCGACGCGGCCATGGGCCTGCGCGGCATGACGCTGACCCTCACCGACTGCGGCAAGCGGCCGTACAAGGTGAACGGCTACCCGGCCGTCGCCCAGGTCCTCGACGAGGAGGGCGCCCCGATCACCGGGGTGCACAGCGTGGTGGGGACGGACAAGGTGTTCATGGCGCCCGCCGACCCCGGCCCCGAACCCTTCACGCTCCATCCGGGCGACACCGCGCGGGCCGTCCTCTACTGGCGTACGGCGGCCCAGCACGGCGTGTATCTGCGCGTCGCACCCCAGAAGGGACAGCACGCCGTCACCCTGCGGCCGGCGGAGTACCTCGACATCGGTCCGGAGAACACGCTGGGGACCACCGCCTGGGCACCCGCGCCCTGA